The Procambarus clarkii isolate CNS0578487 chromosome 46, FALCON_Pclarkii_2.0, whole genome shotgun sequence genome includes a region encoding these proteins:
- the LOC138350600 gene encoding uncharacterized protein, whose amino-acid sequence MYKTAGAENMRERYLSNNVFKRELRNSEYVKRERLLYSPSQGRLYAFVCRLLSKKESTFATMGFSDWKSSNVTVEHKIGEEHRKCMTAYMIRHKETGSEDSLLLEQHGSEQEYCHKVLTRVVSVIRFLASRGLAFCGENQIIGSAKNGNYLGILELLSEFDPFLEENLKMYGNPGKGNPSYLSANSCEEFI is encoded by the coding sequence ATGTATAAAACAGCTGGAGCAGAGAATATGAGGGAAAGGTATTTATCAAACAATGTGTTCAAACGTGAACTGCGGAATAGCGAGTATGTAAAACGTGAACGGCTACTTTATTCACCATCCCAAGGTCGTTTGTACGCCTTTGTATGTCGCCTATTGTCCAAGAAAGAATCTACCTTTGCTACAATGGGGTTCAGTGACTGGAAGTCCAGCAATGTTACTGTAGAACATAAAATTGGAGAAGAACATCGAAAGTGTATGACAGCATATATGATAaggcataaagaaactggaagtgAAGATTCTTTATTGCTTGAGCAACATGGCTCAGAGCAGGAATATTGCCATAAAGTGTTGACACGTGTGGTTTCTGTAATTCGCTTTCTTGCCTCAAGAGGTTTGGCATTTTGTGGAGAAAATCAGATTATTGGGTCAGCAAAAAATGGCAACTATTTAGGTATACTGGAGCTGCTGAGTGAGTTTGATCCTTTCCTGGAAGAAAATCTCAAAATGTATGGAAATCCTGGAAAAGGAAATCCGTCATATTTATCTGCAAATAGTTGTGAagaatttatttaa